The Shewanella sp. NFH-SH190041 genome has a window encoding:
- the ahpC gene encoding alkyl hydroperoxide reductase subunit C: MSQSIINTEIKPFNATAFHNGEFIEVSEQDLLGKWSVVMFYPADFTFVCPTELGDMADHYEKLQSMGVEVYSVSTDTHFTHKAWHDTSDTIRKIQFPMIGDPTGVISRNFGVMIEEEGLALRGTFVINPEGQIKVAEIHDLGIGRSASELLRKIQAAQYVATHDGEVCPAKWQPGEETLAPSLDLVGKI; this comes from the coding sequence ATGTCACAGTCAATTATCAACACTGAGATCAAGCCTTTTAACGCAACTGCTTTTCACAACGGTGAGTTTATCGAGGTTTCTGAACAGGATCTGCTGGGCAAGTGGTCAGTAGTAATGTTCTACCCTGCAGACTTTACCTTTGTTTGCCCAACTGAACTGGGTGACATGGCTGACCACTACGAAAAACTGCAGTCAATGGGTGTTGAAGTGTATTCCGTTTCTACTGATACCCACTTCACTCACAAAGCTTGGCACGATACTTCTGACACCATCCGTAAAATTCAATTCCCAATGATTGGTGACCCGACTGGCGTTATCAGCCGTAACTTCGGTGTCATGATTGAAGAAGAAGGTTTGGCGCTGCGTGGTACTTTCGTTATCAACCCAGAAGGTCAAATCAAAGTTGCTGAAATCCATGACCTGGGCATTGGGCGCAGCGCAAGCGAACTGCTTCGTAAAATTCAGGCTGCTCAGTATGTCGCTACCCACGACGGTGAAGTGTGTCCTGCCAAATGGCAGCCAGGAGAAGAAACTCTGGCACCTTCCCTTGACCTGGTAGGTAAAATTTAA
- a CDS encoding glutaredoxin family protein translates to MAHSCKLIFTLLFIGLCTFITPSFAAMDSSPLWHSQNARGEPVVKLYFFWSKTCPHCAKAHPFIDKLAEKYPWVELNAEMVTAPGALARWQHIAEQTGQQTTSVPFIGICGQAVVGYNSDEVTGQFIEKTLRNCYSKLGGKLDPQQPLLAPITLDSPLFGTCSESSAPGACDASDETISITKVQPVDLPLIGTVAPEQLSLPLLTLVLAGVDAFNPCAFFVLLFLLSIMVNAKSRSRMLIVGGIFVFFSGLIYFLFMTAWLNMFELLGAGGDGGTIILIAGLLALVAGGINIKEFFFHRGKVSLSMSTQNRSGLIKRMGKLSSASSLGAMIIGSTVLAILANAYELLCTAGFPMIYTSVLSMHQLPTMERYAYLALYNIVYVIPLATIVIIFSATLGKRKLTEKEGEGLKLMSGVMMTGLGALLVVDPSSMQNPVLAIGLIIVAILLTTIIIAARRAMGKK, encoded by the coding sequence ATGGCTCATTCCTGTAAACTGATATTCACGCTGTTGTTTATCGGTTTGTGCACCTTTATCACCCCCAGCTTTGCGGCAATGGATTCATCCCCACTGTGGCACAGTCAAAATGCCCGGGGCGAGCCTGTGGTCAAACTGTATTTTTTCTGGTCAAAAACCTGTCCCCACTGTGCTAAGGCTCACCCCTTTATTGATAAGCTGGCAGAAAAATACCCTTGGGTAGAACTGAATGCGGAAATGGTGACGGCGCCCGGGGCGCTGGCTCGCTGGCAACACATTGCTGAACAAACCGGACAACAAACCACCTCTGTGCCCTTTATCGGTATCTGTGGTCAAGCCGTTGTGGGTTATAACAGTGATGAAGTCACCGGGCAGTTTATCGAGAAGACGCTACGGAACTGCTATAGCAAACTGGGCGGCAAATTAGACCCACAACAGCCGCTGCTGGCTCCTATCACGCTGGATTCGCCACTGTTTGGCACCTGCAGTGAAAGCAGTGCACCAGGTGCCTGTGACGCCAGTGACGAAACGATCAGCATCACTAAAGTGCAACCGGTGGATCTGCCCCTTATCGGTACAGTCGCGCCAGAGCAATTATCATTGCCGCTACTGACCTTAGTGCTCGCGGGCGTAGATGCCTTTAACCCCTGTGCCTTCTTTGTACTGCTGTTTTTACTGTCGATTATGGTCAATGCCAAAAGTCGAAGCCGCATGTTGATTGTTGGTGGGATCTTTGTCTTTTTCTCCGGGCTTATTTACTTCCTGTTTATGACTGCCTGGCTGAATATGTTTGAACTGCTCGGCGCCGGAGGGGACGGTGGCACTATTATTCTGATTGCCGGATTACTGGCACTGGTCGCAGGGGGGATCAATATTAAAGAGTTTTTCTTCCATCGCGGCAAAGTCAGTCTCTCCATGTCGACACAAAATCGCTCCGGGCTGATCAAGCGCATGGGTAAGCTCTCTAGCGCCAGCTCACTGGGCGCCATGATAATCGGCTCAACCGTACTGGCCATTTTAGCCAATGCCTATGAATTGCTCTGTACTGCCGGCTTCCCGATGATTTATACCAGTGTCTTGTCCATGCACCAGTTACCCACAATGGAACGTTATGCCTACCTGGCTTTATACAATATTGTTTATGTCATCCCGTTAGCCACCATAGTCATTATCTTCAGCGCCACCTTGGGCAAGCGAAAACTGACGGAAAAAGAAGGTGAAGGACTGAAGTTAATGTCTGGTGTCATGATGACAGGTCTGGGGGCATTATTGGTAGTAGACCCCAGTTCAATGCAAAACCCAGTACTAGCTATTGGGTTGATTATTGTCGCTATTTTACTAACAACCATCATTATTGCCGCGCGCCGGGCCATGGGTAAAAAATAA
- the ahpF gene encoding alkyl hydroperoxide reductase subunit F gives MLDANLKNQLQTYLQHLKRPVELIIAADTSPKALELVQLADEIASLSPLVSVSNRDSQRSPAMTVTGELGTSITFAGLPMGHEFTSLILALLHTGGHPVKLTNEQIEQIRALPGEYRFETYVSLSCQNCPDVVQALNMMAALNPNISNVMIDGALFQDEVTERNIMAVPSVYLNGELFSQGRITLADILNRLDTGAQARQAEALAEKEPFEVLVVGGGPAGASAAIYAARKGLRTGVLADRFGGQVTETLGIENFISVKATEGPKLVANMEAHVREYDVDVMDNNKAVALRKNGLFELELANGAVLRSRTVLLATGARWREMNVPGEQEYRGKGVAYCPHCDGPLFKGKKVAVIGGGNSGIEAAIDLANIVEHVTVLEFDTKLRADDVLQRKARSMGNITIITQAMTTEVLGNGQQVTGLNYTDRATGDNHHVELAGIFVQIGLMPNSEWLKDTIDLTPRGEIIVDGQGQTSLPGVFAAGDVTNSAYKQIIIAMGSGATASLGAFDYLIRHSETDDDVTEPVAA, from the coding sequence ATGTTGGATGCGAACTTAAAAAATCAACTGCAAACTTATTTACAGCACCTTAAGCGGCCGGTTGAGCTGATTATTGCTGCCGATACCAGCCCCAAGGCACTGGAGTTGGTTCAGTTGGCAGATGAGATCGCATCACTATCGCCGCTGGTTTCGGTCAGCAATCGCGATAGTCAGCGCAGCCCTGCCATGACAGTCACCGGGGAGTTGGGAACCTCTATCACGTTCGCCGGTTTGCCTATGGGTCATGAATTCACCTCTCTGATTCTGGCCTTACTACATACCGGCGGACATCCGGTTAAACTGACTAATGAACAGATTGAACAGATCCGTGCACTGCCGGGGGAATACCGCTTTGAGACTTATGTTTCTTTAAGCTGTCAGAACTGCCCTGATGTGGTACAGGCGCTGAATATGATGGCGGCGTTAAACCCAAATATCAGTAATGTGATGATTGATGGTGCACTGTTCCAAGATGAAGTGACTGAGCGCAATATTATGGCGGTGCCGTCAGTGTACCTGAACGGTGAGCTATTCTCCCAAGGACGTATTACGCTGGCGGATATTCTTAACCGCTTGGATACTGGTGCACAGGCTCGTCAGGCAGAAGCTTTGGCGGAAAAAGAACCTTTTGAAGTACTTGTTGTTGGTGGTGGCCCTGCGGGAGCTTCTGCGGCAATTTATGCTGCACGTAAGGGATTGCGTACAGGTGTGTTGGCAGACCGTTTTGGTGGTCAGGTAACAGAAACCTTGGGCATTGAAAACTTTATCTCAGTGAAGGCGACTGAGGGGCCAAAATTGGTGGCCAATATGGAAGCCCACGTACGTGAATATGATGTAGATGTTATGGACAATAATAAAGCTGTTGCCCTGCGAAAAAATGGCCTGTTTGAACTGGAATTGGCTAATGGCGCTGTATTGAGAAGTCGCACCGTATTGTTAGCAACCGGTGCCCGTTGGCGAGAAATGAATGTTCCCGGCGAGCAGGAATATCGTGGTAAAGGGGTGGCTTATTGCCCACACTGTGACGGCCCACTGTTCAAAGGCAAAAAAGTGGCGGTTATCGGTGGCGGTAACTCAGGGATTGAAGCGGCAATCGATCTGGCTAATATTGTTGAGCATGTCACTGTGTTGGAGTTTGATACCAAACTGCGGGCGGATGATGTGTTGCAACGTAAGGCACGCTCTATGGGAAATATCACCATTATTACCCAAGCAATGACCACGGAAGTTCTGGGTAACGGACAGCAGGTGACCGGGTTAAACTATACCGATAGAGCCACAGGTGATAATCATCATGTTGAACTGGCCGGTATTTTTGTTCAGATTGGTTTGATGCCAAACTCTGAGTGGCTAAAAGATACGATTGATCTAACCCCTCGTGGCGAAATTATTGTTGATGGTCAGGGACAGACTTCTCTGCCTGGGGTATTTGCTGCCGGTGATGTGACTAACTCTGCTTATAAACAGATTATTATTGCGATGGGGAGTGGTGCAACTGCTTCGTTAGGTGCATTTGATTACCTTATTCGTCACAGTGAAACTGATGATGATGTGACAGAACCTGTTGCTGCCTGA
- a CDS encoding glycerol-3-phosphate dehydrogenase/oxidase — translation MEQLDVLVVGGGITGVGIAQFAAAAGYRVALWEKAELGSATSANSSKLIHGGLRYLETGQLSLVRRCLKQRRQLLNLAPALVKPVPFYIPVYHDSRRGAITITAGLGLYALLSELDPMGRFSRLASGQWPRFNGLKQTGLQHVFQYWDAQTDDQLLTRAVAASAASLGAVVCEQTQCDAIYLGAHCCQVTGRGAQGEPLAVRSQMVVNACGPWVNELLARVTPAQVGIDIDWVQGSHLLLDIPPPDGVLYLESPLDNRVIFVIPWQGQTLLGTTEVMLPSLTQQPSITDTELRYLLQVYGHYFSAFSQAELQSRIVRHFCGIRVLPHGGDAAFSRPRETLLHATAGQPRLLSVYGGKLTEFRETAAQALAHITQQLGPRQLIADVDRLPIGQQDDPLAETG, via the coding sequence ATGGAGCAACTGGATGTTTTAGTGGTAGGGGGCGGCATTACCGGCGTTGGTATTGCTCAGTTTGCTGCGGCTGCAGGCTATCGGGTAGCACTGTGGGAAAAGGCTGAGCTTGGTAGTGCCACATCAGCCAATTCCAGTAAACTCATCCATGGCGGACTTAGGTATTTAGAAACGGGTCAGTTGTCCTTGGTTCGCCGTTGCCTTAAGCAGCGGCGGCAATTGCTTAACTTGGCGCCGGCACTGGTAAAACCTGTGCCGTTTTATATCCCGGTCTATCATGACAGCCGCCGTGGCGCGATCACCATTACTGCCGGCTTAGGCCTGTATGCCTTACTCAGTGAGCTGGATCCCATGGGGCGTTTCAGCCGTCTGGCATCAGGCCAGTGGCCGAGATTCAATGGGCTGAAACAGACCGGGCTGCAGCATGTTTTTCAATATTGGGATGCTCAAACTGATGATCAGCTGCTAACTCGAGCTGTCGCCGCCAGTGCCGCCAGCCTGGGCGCAGTTGTGTGTGAGCAGACTCAATGTGATGCGATTTATCTTGGCGCCCATTGTTGTCAGGTCACTGGTCGGGGGGCGCAGGGGGAACCCTTGGCGGTGCGTAGTCAGATGGTGGTCAATGCTTGTGGCCCTTGGGTCAATGAGTTGCTGGCCCGAGTGACGCCTGCTCAGGTCGGTATTGATATTGACTGGGTGCAGGGCAGTCATCTGTTGTTGGATATACCACCGCCGGATGGCGTGCTCTATCTTGAATCACCTTTGGATAATCGGGTGATCTTTGTCATCCCCTGGCAGGGCCAGACGCTACTGGGGACAACGGAAGTGATGCTGCCAAGTTTAACTCAGCAGCCAAGCATCACAGATACCGAGCTGCGTTATCTGTTACAGGTATACGGTCATTACTTCTCGGCATTCAGCCAAGCTGAGCTGCAATCGCGTATTGTGCGCCATTTTTGTGGGATACGGGTATTGCCACACGGTGGTGATGCCGCGTTTTCTCGCCCACGTGAAACCTTATTGCATGCCACTGCAGGGCAGCCAAGATTATTATCGGTTTATGGTGGCAAGCTGACAGAGTTTCGAGAAACCGCCGCCCAAGCCTTAGCACATATTACCCAACAGCTGGGCCCGCGACAGCTGATTGCTGATGTTGACCGTTTGCCGATAGGGCAGCAGGATGATCCTTTGGCCGAAACCGGCTAA
- a CDS encoding amidohydrolase: MTTELNYFDFMQSQRRALHQNPEIGWTEFQTTAHIIEFLKENNFRVLTGSQAINPEFVRGRDAALAEQAMTRAAAAGVAADTLAQMEGLTGCIGVFDTHKPGPVIALRFDIDCVNVAETQSQSHLPNQAGFRSHNPGLMHACGHDGHTAVGLALAHWINHHHDQLSGVIKLCFQPAEEGVRGAKPMAESGQLNDVDYFLGMHLSFIANSGEIVVDPTHFLCTQKIDIRYQGRSAHAGAQPHLGRNALAAASNAAVQLLGISRHGDGMSRINIGELHAGEGRNVIPAHAELKLEVRGENSAINQYMVDQVMAIAKGCAISFDVQYETEVMGEAVDLNNSPELVALLADVAAHTPGVTHVVDQRIFGGSEDATLLAQKVIEEGGKALFFIVGADRTAGHHQTDFDFDEQQLQTAFDLFSQMILRLQ, from the coding sequence ATGACTACTGAATTGAATTACTTTGACTTTATGCAATCCCAGCGCCGGGCATTACACCAAAATCCGGAAATCGGCTGGACTGAATTTCAAACTACAGCTCATATTATTGAGTTTTTGAAAGAAAATAATTTTCGCGTATTAACTGGCTCCCAAGCCATCAACCCTGAGTTTGTGCGTGGCCGTGATGCGGCGCTAGCAGAACAAGCAATGACCCGTGCAGCTGCCGCTGGTGTAGCTGCTGATACCTTAGCCCAAATGGAAGGGTTAACCGGTTGTATTGGTGTTTTTGATACCCATAAGCCAGGCCCTGTGATTGCTTTAAGATTTGATATTGACTGTGTCAATGTGGCAGAAACCCAGTCCCAGTCCCACCTACCTAATCAAGCTGGATTCCGCTCCCATAATCCCGGTTTGATGCACGCCTGCGGCCATGATGGACATACGGCGGTGGGGCTGGCACTGGCTCATTGGATTAATCATCATCATGATCAACTTAGCGGTGTGATTAAACTCTGCTTCCAACCTGCTGAAGAAGGGGTGCGCGGTGCCAAGCCCATGGCTGAAAGCGGTCAGCTTAATGATGTGGATTACTTCTTAGGCATGCATTTAAGCTTCATCGCCAACAGCGGCGAAATTGTCGTCGATCCAACCCATTTCCTCTGCACCCAGAAAATTGATATCCGTTATCAAGGACGCAGTGCCCATGCTGGCGCACAACCACATCTAGGTCGAAATGCCTTAGCTGCGGCAAGTAACGCCGCAGTACAATTGTTGGGCATCTCCCGCCACGGCGATGGCATGAGCCGTATCAATATCGGTGAACTGCACGCTGGTGAAGGCCGCAATGTGATTCCTGCCCATGCTGAACTGAAACTGGAAGTTCGGGGCGAAAACTCCGCCATCAACCAATATATGGTGGATCAAGTGATGGCTATCGCGAAGGGCTGCGCCATCAGTTTCGATGTGCAATATGAAACCGAAGTGATGGGTGAAGCTGTTGATCTGAACAACAGCCCGGAATTAGTGGCGCTGTTAGCTGACGTCGCCGCCCACACCCCTGGGGTCACCCACGTGGTCGATCAACGAATCTTCGGTGGCAGTGAAGATGCCACGCTACTGGCCCAAAAAGTCATCGAAGAAGGGGGCAAAGCCCTGTTCTTTATCGTTGGCGCCGACCGTACGGCAGGTCACCATCAAACTGATTTTGATTTTGATGAGCAGCAACTGCAAACTGCCTTTGATTTATTCAGCCAGATGATTTTGCGCTTGCAATAA
- the dcuC gene encoding C4-dicarboxylate transporter DcuC has protein sequence MNITLYLALAILFITIYLLLKKYETRTVLIGAGLALAIIAMHPLAALDAFATRMTSSCLIQAICASMGFAYVMKITRCNEHLVFFLSKVLSKFGIFIIPAAAASTMLINTAIPSAAGCAAAAGATLIPLMLNSKVKPAMAGAAILAGTIGSVLSPGWAHNAFVANMAHMEIVDLIAFHTPYSLTIMGITLVLLTLTAVVFRDYGFEKHTNDDQSTASANNKTGDNEATKIKPNIIYSIIPFVPLVILLTGNSIFPEIKTGIAQAMIIGSLAALILTRTNPFNLTKTFFSGMGSAYGDVIGIIIAASVFAEGLKVSGLVDSFIHILESSRQIAQWGASIGPSIMAILTGSGDAAAFAFNEAVTPHAQQMGFTIPSLGMLAAIAGSLGRTMSPVAGVTIVCAGMAGVSPMEIIKRTAPAMVVAIILLAVLLG, from the coding sequence ATGAATATTACGCTTTATTTAGCTTTGGCTATTTTATTTATTACAATATATTTATTATTAAAAAAATATGAAACACGGACAGTTTTAATTGGTGCTGGTTTAGCATTAGCCATTATTGCAATGCATCCTCTAGCGGCATTAGATGCTTTTGCAACACGAATGACATCTTCTTGTCTTATTCAAGCTATTTGCGCCAGTATGGGCTTTGCATACGTGATGAAAATCACTCGTTGCAATGAACACTTAGTGTTTTTCCTTTCAAAAGTATTATCAAAATTCGGCATTTTTATTATTCCCGCAGCAGCCGCTTCAACCATGCTGATTAATACTGCAATCCCTTCTGCTGCAGGCTGTGCTGCTGCGGCTGGAGCGACATTAATCCCTTTAATGCTCAACTCAAAAGTAAAACCTGCTATGGCGGGTGCAGCGATTCTAGCTGGTACTATCGGCTCGGTTCTGAGTCCAGGTTGGGCGCATAACGCCTTTGTTGCTAATATGGCGCATATGGAAATTGTCGATCTAATTGCATTTCACACACCTTATTCTCTGACTATTATGGGCATCACTTTAGTTTTGTTGACATTGACTGCAGTCGTATTCAGAGATTATGGATTTGAAAAGCATACTAATGATGATCAAAGCACAGCATCTGCTAATAATAAAACCGGTGACAATGAAGCAACAAAAATAAAACCAAATATTATTTATTCTATTATTCCATTTGTGCCTCTTGTTATATTGCTAACTGGTAATAGTATTTTCCCCGAGATTAAAACAGGCATTGCTCAGGCAATGATCATTGGTAGTTTAGCGGCATTAATTCTTACCAGAACTAATCCTTTTAATTTAACTAAAACCTTTTTTTCCGGAATGGGCAGCGCCTATGGTGATGTGATCGGTATTATTATTGCTGCATCAGTCTTCGCTGAAGGCTTAAAAGTCTCCGGATTAGTCGACAGTTTTATCCACATCTTAGAATCCTCTAGACAAATCGCCCAATGGGGAGCATCCATCGGCCCTTCTATTATGGCGATTTTAACCGGTTCTGGTGACGCTGCAGCCTTTGCCTTCAATGAGGCTGTCACTCCCCACGCGCAACAAATGGGCTTTACCATTCCAAGCTTGGGGATGTTGGCCGCTATCGCAGGCTCTCTGGGCCGCACCATGTCCCCGGTTGCAGGGGTAACCATTGTCTGCGCCGGTATGGCGGGGGTATCACCAATGGAAATTATCAAACGCACAGCGCCTGCCATGGTCGTCGCCATTATCTTACTTGCTGTACTTCTGGGTTAA
- a CDS encoding cysteine hydrolase family protein encodes MKTTALIIVDMVKDFTSPDGLVFYPQNREILPRINELLTVCRQHDCLIVFLQHRYRRGKFDKNLLNMRPNCIEGSGGEDIDDIFTLQESDYVIQKRRYSGFFGTDLDVVLREHNIRNTIIVGTKTNCCIRATVTDAYNLDYNAIVVQECVATNSEAVNQMHLTDIDKYLGKVISFEQCCQQLAQQQL; translated from the coding sequence ATGAAAACAACCGCACTCATCATTGTTGATATGGTGAAAGACTTTACCAGCCCTGATGGCCTGGTATTTTATCCGCAGAACCGGGAAATTCTGCCCCGGATCAATGAACTGTTAACTGTCTGTCGGCAGCATGACTGCCTGATAGTCTTTCTGCAACACAGATATCGCCGTGGCAAGTTTGATAAAAATCTACTGAATATGCGTCCTAACTGCATTGAAGGCAGCGGCGGTGAAGATATTGATGACATCTTTACCCTGCAGGAATCTGACTATGTGATCCAAAAGCGCCGCTACAGTGGTTTTTTCGGAACAGATCTCGATGTCGTCCTGCGTGAGCACAACATCCGTAACACCATTATTGTTGGCACCAAAACCAACTGCTGTATCCGCGCTACGGTCACAGATGCCTACAATCTGGATTACAACGCCATTGTGGTACAAGAATGCGTTGCAACCAACAGTGAAGCTGTCAACCAGATGCACCTGACCGATATTGATAAATACCTAGGCAAAGTCATCAGCTTTGAACAGTGCTGCCAACAATTAGCCCAGCAGCAACTTTAA
- a CDS encoding cytoplasmic protein produces the protein MTSVGNVTDNAILHMTKMAELTKNQQQAEGEIALELIQASTPAPAAQPIGNLGQNINTTA, from the coding sequence ATGACCTCAGTAGGCAACGTCACCGACAATGCAATACTGCATATGACCAAGATGGCAGAGTTAACTAAAAATCAGCAACAAGCTGAAGGAGAGATTGCTCTGGAACTCATCCAAGCCAGTACCCCGGCACCGGCCGCACAACCGATAGGAAACTTGGGGCAAAATATCAATACCACCGCCTAA
- a CDS encoding glucosaminidase domain-containing protein: MLTRNITVLLGGTLAIATAGLLFSMDVTTKEHDREILTEPAALHAVHVLPMMPERIRHPFGDADVRAMSGAGQVAELFDNADYHLPAVRAGNPVAGLFSLNLPDNLDAQNVDNKINDFIRILLPNVLAVNRQIMKVRHEIMRLAALPREGLSQHEKAWLAALGKDYGVNGLDIETLLLHLDVIPVGMVLAQGIDESGWGTSHFAIAGNALYGEHLPPGGADFLTTPGGSVKVAAFTSLYQCTAAYIYNLNTSGAYAELRKLRRELRQEKGLSGFQLVGALSHYSIRGNAYVDNLRALIDNHQLDSYDMAKLDTSQPQVLKFRR; the protein is encoded by the coding sequence ATGTTGACCCGTAATATTACCGTGTTGCTGGGAGGCACTTTGGCTATTGCCACTGCCGGATTGCTCTTTTCTATGGATGTGACTACTAAGGAGCATGATCGGGAGATTCTGACTGAACCTGCAGCGCTACATGCGGTGCATGTGCTACCTATGATGCCGGAACGTATCCGCCACCCTTTCGGTGATGCTGATGTGCGTGCCATGTCCGGTGCTGGCCAGGTTGCTGAGCTATTTGATAACGCAGATTACCATTTGCCGGCAGTGCGGGCGGGAAATCCGGTCGCTGGGCTATTTTCTCTCAATTTGCCTGATAATCTTGATGCGCAGAATGTTGATAATAAAATCAATGATTTCATCCGTATTTTGTTGCCCAATGTGTTAGCTGTAAACCGGCAGATTATGAAGGTACGCCATGAAATCATGCGTTTGGCCGCGTTGCCGCGAGAGGGCTTGAGCCAGCATGAAAAAGCTTGGTTAGCGGCGCTGGGAAAGGATTATGGCGTTAACGGGCTGGATATTGAGACGCTGTTACTGCATTTAGATGTTATCCCTGTGGGTATGGTGCTGGCACAGGGAATTGATGAGAGTGGTTGGGGGACTAGCCATTTCGCGATTGCTGGTAATGCTTTATATGGTGAACATTTACCGCCCGGCGGGGCTGATTTTCTGACGACGCCCGGGGGCAGCGTTAAGGTGGCAGCATTTACTTCGCTGTATCAATGTACCGCCGCCTATATCTATAACCTCAATACCAGTGGTGCTTATGCAGAACTGCGAAAATTACGCCGTGAGCTGCGGCAGGAAAAAGGGTTGAGTGGCTTTCAGTTAGTCGGCGCATTGTCTCACTATTCAATCCGGGGCAATGCTTATGTGGATAATTTACGGGCGCTGATCGATAACCATCAACTGGACAGTTATGATATGGCCAAGTTGGATACATCCCAACCCCAAGTATTAAAATTCCGTCGTTAG
- the rlmC gene encoding 23S rRNA (uracil(747)-C(5))-methyltransferase RlmC — MTGLTGAVLTRENTMLKCHFHQQGLCHSCTRLDTPMSQQLTDKMAQLQTLLAGIDVAEYLPPVSGPQQQFRNKAKMVALGAAHQPVLGIVGPDGQPVSLCDCPLYPDDMQQLLHRLEKFIQQAGLPPYRIDKAKGELKFILLTRAAHSGQYLLRFVLRSHQAIARIERELPALLADFPAIEVVSVNIQPVHMARLEGEEEIFLTEQTRLAEVFNDVPLFIRPKSFFQTNPEVASKLYATARQWVAETGARRVWDLFCGVGGFGLHCASDSVAVTGIEIEAEAIACAQLSADAMGLSQFHFAALDSTGFAKGQQAEDVPDVIIVNPPRRGIGAELCQSLSEFAPQTLIYSSCNPTSLARDLRQIQGYRISRVQLFDMFPHTAHAEVLVLLEKCPG, encoded by the coding sequence ATGACCGGGCTTACCGGCGCAGTTCTGACGCGAGAAAACACCATGCTGAAATGCCATTTCCATCAACAGGGCCTTTGCCACTCCTGCACCCGGTTGGACACCCCTATGTCACAGCAGTTGACGGATAAAATGGCGCAGTTGCAGACCTTATTGGCCGGTATTGATGTGGCAGAATATTTGCCTCCCGTGTCAGGCCCACAGCAGCAGTTTCGCAATAAAGCGAAAATGGTGGCCTTGGGGGCGGCGCATCAGCCGGTGCTGGGGATTGTGGGGCCGGATGGTCAACCTGTGTCTTTGTGTGATTGTCCCTTGTATCCTGACGATATGCAGCAACTGCTGCACCGGTTAGAAAAATTTATCCAGCAAGCTGGCCTGCCACCCTATCGCATTGATAAGGCAAAAGGTGAGCTGAAATTTATTTTGCTGACCCGGGCGGCTCATTCTGGTCAATATTTACTGCGTTTTGTGCTGCGCAGTCACCAAGCTATTGCTCGCATTGAGCGTGAGTTGCCAGCCTTGTTGGCGGACTTTCCGGCCATTGAGGTGGTTTCGGTCAATATTCAACCGGTGCATATGGCTAGGCTGGAAGGGGAAGAAGAAATTTTTCTTACCGAGCAGACGCGTCTGGCAGAAGTATTCAATGATGTGCCTTTGTTTATCCGGCCAAAAAGTTTTTTCCAGACCAACCCTGAGGTCGCCTCTAAGCTCTATGCCACTGCGCGGCAGTGGGTTGCTGAAACGGGTGCCCGCCGTGTTTGGGATCTGTTTTGTGGTGTTGGTGGGTTTGGCCTGCATTGCGCGTCGGATTCGGTGGCGGTGACGGGGATTGAAATTGAGGCTGAAGCCATTGCCTGTGCGCAACTGTCGGCCGATGCCATGGGGTTGAGTCAATTTCATTTTGCGGCGCTGGACTCAACGGGTTTTGCCAAAGGGCAGCAGGCCGAAGATGTGCCGGATGTGATTATTGTTAATCCGCCACGGCGAGGGATAGGTGCTGAATTATGTCAGTCTCTATCCGAGTTTGCGCCGCAGACCCTGATTTATTCCAGTTGTAATCCAACGTCACTGGCGCGGGATCTGCGGCAAATACAAGGTTATCGGATAAGTCGGGTGCAACTGTTTGATATGTTCCCTCATACAGCCCATGCCGAAGTGCTGGTTTTGCTGGAAAAATGCCCGGGCTAA